The Salinibaculum sp. SYNS191 genome has a window encoding:
- a CDS encoding YgaP family membrane protein: MEQNVGGLDRTARLVAGPILLLVGIAAFAELLPLGTTVGALAAVVGLVFLVTGLTRTCILNRLLGIDTSRR; encoded by the coding sequence ATGGAACAGAATGTTGGTGGCCTCGACAGAACCGCTCGGCTCGTCGCTGGACCGATACTGCTGCTCGTCGGCATCGCCGCGTTCGCCGAGTTGCTACCCCTCGGAACGACTGTCGGGGCGCTTGCGGCCGTCGTCGGACTCGTCTTCCTCGTAACGGGGCTGACCCGGACGTGCATCCTGAACAGGCTCCTGGGCATCGACACGAGCAGACGGTAG